The proteins below come from a single Acidovorax sp. NCPPB 4044 genomic window:
- a CDS encoding RES family NAD+ phosphorylase, translating into MMPIPHLGTGSTVLAWRLDRQHYAATWDSGIGAEKLGGRWNAKGQRAVYCSTDPSTAILEVAVHAGFPVLDTQPHALTCIEITKEPIYVVQPEDVPNPAWLIPGTPSAGQQAFGCQLLAQHGIVLFPSAVSRFSWNLVIEPSVAKDRYRRHSQAPFVLDTRLHPPKP; encoded by the coding sequence ATGATGCCCATCCCCCACTTGGGGACCGGCAGCACCGTACTCGCTTGGCGCCTGGACCGCCAGCACTACGCGGCAACCTGGGACAGCGGCATTGGCGCCGAGAAGCTAGGCGGCCGCTGGAATGCCAAGGGGCAACGTGCCGTCTACTGCTCCACCGACCCAAGCACCGCGATCCTGGAAGTGGCAGTGCATGCAGGTTTTCCGGTGCTCGACACTCAGCCGCACGCCCTCACCTGCATCGAGATCACCAAAGAGCCGATTTATGTCGTACAGCCGGAAGACGTGCCCAACCCTGCCTGGCTGATCCCCGGCACGCCCAGCGCCGGCCAGCAAGCCTTCGGCTGCCAGCTACTTGCACAGCACGGCATCGTCCTCTTCCCCAGCGCCGTGTCCCGCTTCAGCTGGAATCTCGTCATCGAGCCAAGCGTCGCCAAGGATCGGTACCGCCGGCACTCACAGGCGCCATTCGTCCTCGACACACGGCTCCATCCGCCCAAACCGTAA
- a CDS encoding tyrosine-type recombinase/integrase produces MQYIHQVTQRARLQPRREPYWAPLSKGRHVGFRKMSDGAGTWIARFYDEATRKKTYKALGDFSLLPEHQRYDLATRAATQWFEHIAKGGLTAVITIKDACDHYVSHQRRTRSEKAAHDAEQRFNNYVLNDPKLAATDLSKLTPSHVAAWRKALQDKPKKNGKPRSESSFNRDMTCFRAALNLALEDGFVTSNFAWRSKLKPLKNVDRRRELYLNIEQRRTFISHAAPDLAHFLRGMSVVPLRPGALAQLQVSRYDPRLQTLSIGNDKAGRGRRIALPKTTAEFFASLCEDQPGTAPIFRRAEGKAWNKDAWKHPVSEAVATAGLPAGTTMYTLRHSTITDLIQAGLDTLTVAQIAGTSVRMIELYYGHLTREHAKTALATLAL; encoded by the coding sequence ATGCAGTACATCCACCAAGTCACGCAGCGCGCTCGGCTCCAGCCCCGGCGTGAACCTTACTGGGCACCTCTGAGTAAAGGCCGCCATGTGGGCTTCCGCAAGATGTCAGACGGCGCAGGAACGTGGATCGCCCGCTTCTACGACGAGGCAACTCGCAAGAAGACCTACAAAGCCCTCGGTGACTTTTCCCTGCTCCCGGAACATCAACGCTACGACCTCGCAACGCGCGCTGCAACCCAGTGGTTCGAGCACATCGCGAAGGGCGGCCTAACCGCCGTCATCACGATCAAGGATGCCTGCGATCACTACGTATCGCACCAGCGCCGCACACGCTCTGAGAAGGCGGCACACGATGCAGAGCAACGCTTCAACAACTACGTTCTGAACGACCCCAAACTGGCCGCGACCGACCTGTCCAAGCTGACACCAAGTCACGTCGCGGCATGGCGCAAGGCCCTGCAGGACAAGCCCAAGAAAAACGGCAAACCCCGGTCGGAAAGTTCGTTCAACCGCGACATGACATGCTTTCGGGCAGCGCTCAACCTCGCCTTGGAGGATGGCTTCGTCACCAGCAATTTCGCGTGGCGCAGCAAGCTCAAGCCGCTCAAGAACGTCGACCGTCGACGCGAGCTGTATCTCAACATCGAACAGCGCCGCACATTCATTTCGCACGCAGCGCCAGACCTCGCCCACTTCCTTCGAGGCATGTCCGTGGTGCCGCTGCGACCGGGCGCCCTCGCACAACTGCAGGTTTCCCGCTACGACCCACGGCTGCAGACCCTGTCCATCGGCAACGACAAGGCTGGGCGCGGACGACGGATCGCGTTGCCGAAGACCACCGCCGAGTTCTTTGCCAGCCTCTGCGAAGACCAACCGGGAACAGCGCCGATCTTCCGACGAGCCGAAGGCAAGGCATGGAACAAGGATGCCTGGAAGCATCCTGTGAGCGAAGCCGTGGCTACAGCAGGTCTTCCTGCTGGTACCACCATGTACACCCTGCGCCATAGCACGATCACCGACCTCATCCAAGCCGGCCTCGATACCCTGACAGTGGCCCAGATCGCCGGGACTTCCGTCCGGATGATCGAGCTGTACTACGGCCACCTGACCCGCGAGCACGCGAAGACCGCCCTCGCCACCCTGGCACTTTGA
- the efp gene encoding elongation factor P, giving the protein MKIAQEIRAGNVIMHGKDPMVVLKTEYARGGRGAATVRMKLKSLIGNFGTENVFKADDKIDNVILDKKECTYSYFADPMYVCMDTEYNQYEVEAENMGDALNYLEDGMGLEVVFYDGKAISVELPTSVEREITWTEPAVKGDTSGKVLKPAKIATGFEVSVPLFVAQGDKIEIDTRTGEYRKRV; this is encoded by the coding sequence ATGAAAATCGCTCAAGAAATCCGCGCCGGCAACGTCATCATGCACGGCAAGGACCCGATGGTCGTCCTGAAGACCGAATACGCCCGCGGCGGCCGCGGCGCCGCCACGGTCCGCATGAAGCTCAAGAGCCTGATCGGCAACTTCGGCACCGAAAACGTGTTCAAGGCCGACGACAAGATCGACAACGTCATCCTCGACAAGAAGGAATGCACGTACTCGTACTTCGCCGACCCGATGTACGTCTGCATGGACACCGAATACAACCAGTACGAAGTCGAAGCCGAGAACATGGGCGACGCGCTGAACTACCTCGAAGACGGCATGGGCCTCGAAGTGGTGTTCTACGACGGCAAGGCCATCTCGGTCGAGCTGCCCACCAGCGTGGAACGCGAAATCACCTGGACCGAGCCCGCCGTCAAGGGCGACACGTCCGGCAAGGTGCTCAAGCCCGCCAAGATCGCCACGGGCTTCGAAGTCTCCGTGCCGCTGTTCGTGGCGCAAGGCGACAAGATCGAAATCGACACGCGCACGGGCGAATACCGCAAGCGCGTCTGA
- a CDS encoding manganese efflux pump, with translation MFTMVTLGVMVGRFLGAVVGRWAEGLGGVLLMGIGALILFEPLQAAA, from the coding sequence ATGTTCACCATGGTGACGCTCGGAGTCATGGTGGGCCGCTTTCTCGGGGCCGTGGTCGGCCGCTGGGCGGAAGGGTTGGGGGGCGTGCTGCTCATGGGGATCGGGGCATTGATCCTGTTCGAGCCTCTCCAGGCTGCCGCCTGA
- a CDS encoding Nramp family divalent metal transporter has protein sequence MFFPLPRTATAPFCPSEVKGSVRIDPGLPFHKKLLRYAGPGLLVSVGYMDPGNWATDIEAGSRFGYGLLFVVLLASLAAMLLQALCVRLGLVAQRDLAQLCRERYGPAANRFLWAGAELAIIACDLAEVLGGALALHLLFGVSIPVGIGITAFDTLLVLGLQGAGFRRVEAIVLALVGTIAACFAVELAFSQPLWTEVAMGFAPSLERLQQPGALYLAIGIVGATVMPHNLYLHSSIVQTRLVDDSDAGRREAIRFCTLDAVVSLSLALLVNAAIMVLAASAFHSRGHQDVADIADAYRLIEPLVGSALAATLFGIALLASGQSSTFTGTIAGQIVMEGFLNLKIPCWQRRLITRVLALVPALLGVWWLGDEGVGKMLVLSQVVLSFQLPFAMWPLIRFTSDRSVMGGFANGRTVRWLAWTLFGVISVANVWLVGAVVVG, from the coding sequence ATGTTCTTCCCGCTCCCGCGCACCGCCACCGCTCCGTTCTGCCCTTCGGAAGTGAAGGGCTCGGTCCGGATCGATCCGGGGCTGCCGTTCCACAAGAAGCTGCTGCGCTACGCCGGCCCGGGCCTGCTGGTGTCCGTGGGCTACATGGATCCGGGCAATTGGGCGACCGACATCGAGGCGGGCTCGCGCTTCGGCTACGGGCTGCTGTTCGTGGTGCTATTGGCCAGCCTGGCGGCCATGCTGCTGCAGGCGCTGTGCGTGCGGCTGGGGCTGGTGGCGCAGCGGGACTTGGCGCAGCTGTGCCGCGAGCGCTACGGGCCGGCGGCCAACCGTTTCCTGTGGGCGGGGGCTGAGCTGGCCATCATCGCCTGCGACCTGGCCGAGGTGCTGGGCGGGGCGCTGGCGCTGCACCTGCTGTTCGGTGTCTCCATTCCGGTGGGCATTGGCATCACCGCCTTCGATACGCTGCTGGTGCTGGGCCTGCAGGGCGCCGGCTTCCGGCGGGTGGAGGCCATCGTCCTCGCGCTGGTCGGCACCATCGCGGCGTGCTTCGCGGTAGAGCTGGCGTTCTCGCAGCCGCTCTGGACCGAGGTGGCGATGGGCTTCGCCCCCAGCCTGGAGCGGCTGCAGCAACCCGGCGCGCTGTACCTGGCCATCGGCATCGTAGGTGCCACGGTGATGCCGCACAACCTGTACCTGCATTCGTCCATCGTGCAGACGCGCCTGGTGGACGACAGCGACGCCGGCCGGCGCGAGGCGATCCGCTTCTGCACGCTGGATGCGGTGGTGTCGCTGTCGCTGGCCCTGCTGGTGAACGCGGCCATCATGGTGCTCGCCGCGAGCGCCTTCCACAGCCGCGGCCACCAGGATGTGGCCGACATCGCCGATGCCTACCGCCTGATCGAACCGCTGGTGGGTAGCGCGCTGGCGGCCACGCTGTTCGGCATCGCGCTGCTCGCATCGGGGCAGAGCTCGACGTTCACGGGCACGATCGCCGGGCAGATCGTGATGGAGGGATTCCTGAACCTGAAGATCCCCTGCTGGCAGCGCCGGTTGATCACGCGGGTTCTCGCGCTCGTTCCCGCGCTGCTGGGCGTGTGGTGGCTGGGCGACGAGGGCGTGGGCAAGATGCTGGTGCTGAGCCAGGTGGTGCTGAGCTTCCAGTTGCCCTTCGCGATGTGGCCGCTCATCCGCTTCACGAGCGACCGCTCGGTGATGGGCGGTTTTGCCAACGGACGCACGGTGCGCTGGCTCGCGTGGACGCTGTTCGGGGTGATTTCCGTGGCCAATGTCTGGCTGGTGGGGGCGGTGGTGGTCGGCTGA
- the phaR gene encoding polyhydroxyalkanoate synthesis repressor PhaR: protein MSDAPSDSPPPSAQQRIVKKYPNRRLYDTSTSTYITLAEVKQLVIDGEEVVVRDAKTSEDLTRSILLQIILEEEAGGAPMFTEAVLANIIRFYGHAMQGFMGAYLEKNVQMFSDFQARMAEQSQGFTPEMWTQFMSPQSPLYQGMMGQYREQSQAMFTQMQEQMQKQTEQMLGAFGIKR, encoded by the coding sequence GTGTCAGATGCCCCCTCCGATTCCCCTCCGCCCAGCGCGCAGCAGCGCATCGTCAAGAAGTATCCGAACCGCCGGCTCTACGACACCTCCACCTCCACCTACATCACGCTCGCTGAAGTGAAGCAGCTCGTCATCGACGGCGAGGAGGTCGTGGTGCGCGACGCGAAGACCAGCGAAGACCTCACGCGCAGCATCCTGCTGCAGATCATCCTGGAAGAGGAGGCCGGCGGCGCGCCGATGTTCACCGAGGCCGTGCTGGCCAACATCATCCGCTTCTACGGCCACGCCATGCAGGGCTTCATGGGGGCCTATCTGGAGAAGAACGTGCAGATGTTCTCCGACTTCCAGGCCCGCATGGCCGAGCAGTCCCAGGGGTTCACGCCCGAGATGTGGACCCAGTTCATGAGCCCGCAGTCGCCGCTCTACCAGGGCATGATGGGCCAGTACCGAGAACAGTCCCAGGCGATGTTCACGCAGATGCAGGAGCAGATGCAAAAGCAGACCGAGCAGATGCTGGGCGCCTTCGGCATCAAGCGCTGA
- a CDS encoding surface-adhesin E family protein yields MSPLARAVLWSAAVLLASPAQPQPAAPASVAAPDRAAAAARPEEWLTIHGFPEVPDGDIVQINPTAQQWQNQITVDLRVSRSSLRTSYSKGLYRSYRGVALFDCAQRKGWYLSLQYFGEPLWQGPMTAQIDFKENEAPVTFAGIAGDPAGKLIRAACRKK; encoded by the coding sequence GTGTCCCCCCTCGCCCGCGCCGTCCTGTGGTCTGCTGCCGTGCTGCTGGCCAGCCCGGCACAACCGCAGCCGGCCGCGCCCGCAAGCGTTGCGGCCCCGGACAGGGCGGCCGCCGCGGCCCGCCCCGAGGAATGGCTCACGATCCACGGGTTCCCCGAGGTGCCGGACGGAGACATCGTCCAGATCAATCCCACAGCCCAGCAGTGGCAGAACCAGATCACCGTCGATCTGCGGGTGTCGCGCAGTTCCCTGCGCACCAGCTACAGCAAGGGCCTGTACCGCTCCTATCGCGGTGTGGCCCTGTTCGACTGCGCTCAGCGCAAAGGCTGGTACCTCTCTCTGCAGTACTTCGGTGAACCGCTCTGGCAGGGGCCGATGACGGCGCAGATCGACTTCAAGGAAAACGAAGCGCCCGTCACCTTTGCGGGCATCGCCGGAGACCCGGCCGGCAAGCTCATCCGTGCGGCCTGCCGCAAGAAATAA
- a CDS encoding MFS transporter, whose amino-acid sequence MTSSSHPSRAASGSEAAPSTPAPSKAATVLRVTGGNFMEMFDFFLFGFYATQISKAFFPSGNEFASLMLTFMTFGAGFLMRPLGAVLLGAYVDRVGRRKGLIVTLALMAVGTLLIACVPGYATIGLAAPLLVLTGRLLQGFSAGVELGGVSVYLAEMATPGRKGFYVSWQSASQQVAIIVAAALGYWLNVTFMPQEIADFYWRVPFFVGCLIVPVLFIIRRSLQETEEFKARKHRPSTREIFRSILSNGGLVIAGMMMVSMTTVSFYLITVYTPTFGKSVLHLSTTDALAVTLCVALSNFFWLPVMGALSDRVGRKPLLVAFTVLTILTAYPALKWLVASPDFTRMLEVELWLSFLYASYNGAMVVALTEVMPVDVRTVGFSLAYSLATAVFGGFTPAVATGLIEWSGDKAAPGWWMTAAAGCGLLATLRLYRRGAAR is encoded by the coding sequence ATGACTTCCTCCTCACATCCCTCCAGGGCGGCTTCCGGCAGCGAAGCCGCTCCCTCCACGCCTGCGCCATCGAAGGCGGCCACCGTCCTGCGCGTGACGGGCGGCAACTTCATGGAGATGTTCGACTTCTTCCTGTTCGGCTTCTACGCCACGCAGATCTCCAAGGCGTTCTTCCCTTCGGGCAACGAGTTCGCGTCGCTGATGCTCACGTTCATGACGTTCGGCGCGGGCTTCCTGATGCGGCCGCTCGGCGCCGTCCTCCTGGGGGCCTATGTGGACCGCGTGGGCCGCCGCAAGGGCCTGATCGTCACGCTGGCGCTGATGGCGGTGGGCACGCTGCTCATCGCCTGCGTGCCGGGCTATGCCACCATCGGCCTGGCGGCGCCGCTGCTGGTGCTGACCGGGCGGCTGCTGCAGGGGTTCTCGGCCGGCGTGGAGCTGGGCGGAGTGTCGGTGTACCTGGCCGAGATGGCGACGCCGGGCCGCAAGGGCTTCTACGTGAGCTGGCAGTCGGCCAGCCAGCAGGTGGCGATCATCGTGGCGGCGGCGCTGGGCTACTGGCTCAACGTGACCTTCATGCCGCAGGAGATCGCGGATTTCTACTGGCGCGTGCCGTTCTTCGTGGGCTGCCTGATCGTGCCGGTGCTGTTCATCATCCGCCGCTCGCTGCAGGAAACCGAGGAATTCAAGGCGCGCAAGCACCGTCCTTCCACGCGCGAGATCTTCCGCTCGATCCTGTCCAACGGGGGGCTGGTGATCGCGGGGATGATGATGGTGTCGATGACGACGGTGTCGTTCTACCTCATCACCGTCTACACGCCGACCTTCGGCAAGAGCGTGCTGCACCTGAGCACCACCGATGCGCTGGCGGTGACGCTGTGCGTGGCGCTCTCCAACTTCTTCTGGCTGCCGGTGATGGGCGCGCTGTCCGACCGCGTCGGCCGCAAGCCGCTGCTGGTGGCGTTCACGGTGCTGACCATCCTCACGGCCTATCCGGCGCTGAAGTGGCTGGTGGCCTCGCCGGACTTCACCCGCATGCTGGAGGTGGAGCTGTGGCTGTCCTTCCTCTACGCGAGCTACAACGGCGCCATGGTGGTGGCCTTGACCGAGGTGATGCCGGTGGACGTGCGCACGGTGGGCTTCTCGCTCGCCTACAGCCTCGCCACGGCGGTGTTCGGCGGTTTCACGCCGGCGGTCGCGACGGGCCTGATCGAGTGGTCGGGCGACAAGGCCGCGCCGGGCTGGTGGATGACGGCGGCCGCCGGCTGCGGCCTGCTGGCCACGCTGCGGCTGTACCGCCGCGGCGCGGCGCGGTAG
- a CDS encoding PQQ-dependent sugar dehydrogenase has protein sequence MTIRSIPSLAASVLSLAFATAGAQPTSPSNECKPLESKAANASSQQPAFAGQTRACPAAKSAAFKVTVLATGLVKPWSVEPLPDGALLVTEKPGRLRVVSSDGKLGAPIAGLPPVDARGQGGLLDVELSPQFASDRTIYWSFSEPRQGGNGTSVAKGVLSQDRTRLEQVSVILRTMPTYDGDKHYGSRLAFGPDGMLYVTTGERSDRATRPQAQQLDSHLGKVLRIRPDGSVPEDNPFVGRAGALPEIWSLGQRNIQAAAFDPKGGLWVVEMGTQGGDELNFIEKGKNYGWPLIAYGEEYSGRPIGDGATARDGLTQPVYYWDPVIAPSGAQWYTGSAFPAWKGNLFVGGMKKTALVRLVVENQRVVGEEWLLAERGKRVRDVRQGPDGALYIVTDEEKGELWKVAPGT, from the coding sequence ATGACCATACGCTCCATTCCTTCGCTTGCTGCCTCCGTGCTCTCCCTGGCATTCGCCACGGCAGGGGCCCAGCCGACGTCGCCTTCCAACGAATGCAAGCCGCTGGAGTCGAAGGCGGCCAATGCTTCGTCGCAGCAGCCAGCCTTCGCAGGGCAGACACGCGCTTGCCCTGCTGCGAAGAGCGCAGCGTTCAAGGTGACCGTGCTGGCGACAGGGCTGGTCAAGCCATGGTCGGTCGAACCCCTGCCGGACGGGGCCTTGCTGGTCACGGAGAAGCCCGGCCGCTTGAGGGTGGTGTCCAGCGACGGGAAACTCGGTGCGCCAATCGCTGGCTTGCCGCCCGTCGATGCGCGCGGCCAGGGAGGGCTGCTGGATGTGGAGCTGAGTCCGCAGTTCGCCTCGGATCGCACGATCTACTGGAGCTTTTCGGAGCCGCGCCAGGGCGGCAACGGCACCAGTGTGGCGAAAGGCGTGCTGTCCCAGGACCGCACACGCCTGGAGCAGGTCAGCGTGATCCTGCGCACCATGCCAACGTACGACGGCGACAAGCACTACGGTTCGCGGCTGGCGTTCGGCCCCGACGGCATGCTCTATGTGACCACCGGGGAGCGTTCCGACCGCGCCACCAGGCCGCAGGCGCAGCAGTTGGACAGCCACCTGGGCAAGGTGCTCCGGATCCGCCCCGACGGGAGTGTGCCTGAAGACAATCCGTTCGTTGGCCGTGCCGGTGCGTTGCCGGAGATATGGTCTCTGGGGCAGCGCAATATCCAGGCCGCCGCGTTCGATCCGAAAGGCGGGTTGTGGGTTGTCGAGATGGGCACCCAGGGCGGCGACGAATTGAATTTCATCGAGAAGGGCAAGAACTACGGCTGGCCGCTGATTGCCTATGGCGAAGAGTATTCGGGTCGCCCCATCGGTGATGGGGCCACGGCGCGCGACGGCCTGACCCAGCCTGTCTACTACTGGGATCCCGTGATTGCTCCGTCGGGTGCGCAGTGGTACACGGGCAGCGCTTTCCCTGCCTGGAAGGGCAACCTTTTCGTGGGCGGCATGAAGAAGACGGCGCTGGTGCGCCTGGTGGTCGAAAACCAGCGTGTCGTCGGCGAAGAGTGGCTGTTGGCAGAGCGCGGCAAACGCGTGCGGGATGTGCGCCAGGGGCCGGATGGCGCGCTCTACATCGTGACCGACGAGGAAAAGGGTGAACTCTGGAAGGTCGCGCCCGGCACCTGA
- the parS gene encoding type II RES/Xre toxin-antitoxin system antitoxin, which produces MATKQTHIRSPRATGSWVFADDHHQPHLSDDLKELYSSLIDANGLHLVITLELLGGHKVFTQAPRNMLDVHHWVSHGIPSASISHLAHAIEPLSSHTLSEALGVSLRTLHRKKGADNDTLSVAQGGRTFKFAEVVAKATLVLGSREAAVQWLTSPAMGLDQQKPVDLLATPVGTQLVEELLNRIEHGVYA; this is translated from the coding sequence ATGGCGACCAAGCAAACCCACATCCGAAGCCCCCGAGCAACCGGCTCCTGGGTCTTCGCAGACGACCATCATCAGCCTCACCTCTCTGACGATCTGAAGGAGCTCTACAGCTCGCTCATCGACGCCAACGGCCTTCACTTGGTCATCACGTTGGAATTGCTCGGAGGCCACAAGGTCTTCACGCAAGCGCCGCGCAACATGCTGGACGTGCACCACTGGGTTTCGCACGGCATCCCCAGCGCATCGATTTCTCACCTGGCCCATGCCATCGAGCCACTGTCCTCGCACACCTTGAGTGAAGCCCTCGGCGTCAGCCTGCGCACCTTGCACCGCAAGAAAGGCGCGGACAACGACACCCTCAGCGTGGCGCAAGGTGGCCGGACCTTCAAGTTCGCCGAGGTCGTCGCCAAGGCAACACTCGTGCTCGGCAGCCGGGAGGCCGCCGTGCAATGGCTAACCTCCCCCGCCATGGGCCTGGACCAGCAAAAGCCCGTGGACCTGCTGGCCACCCCAGTGGGAACGCAGTTGGTCGAGGAACTGCTCAACCGCATCGAGCACGGGGTCTACGCTTGA
- a CDS encoding type 1 glutamine amidotransferase domain-containing protein translates to MSISSSSAQRRVALLVTDGFEQVELTGPRDALRNAGFDAQIVAPKPGQVQGFNHVDKADRFDVDQTLDGASADAFDAVVLPGGVVNADALRTEKKAQAFVQAMEQAGKPVAVICHGAWLLIDAGLVKGKTLTSWPSLATDLRNAGATWVDEPVHVEGPWISSRKPDDIPLFNEQILKTLQQAPSSTRGAQGR, encoded by the coding sequence ATGTCCATTTCCTCTTCTTCCGCCCAGCGCCGCGTGGCGCTGCTCGTCACCGATGGCTTCGAGCAAGTCGAATTGACCGGTCCCCGCGACGCGTTGCGCAACGCAGGCTTCGATGCGCAGATCGTGGCGCCGAAGCCCGGTCAGGTGCAGGGCTTCAACCACGTCGACAAAGCCGACCGGTTCGATGTCGATCAAACCCTGGACGGTGCCTCGGCCGATGCGTTCGACGCCGTGGTCCTGCCCGGCGGCGTCGTGAACGCCGATGCCCTGCGTACCGAGAAAAAAGCCCAGGCCTTCGTCCAGGCGATGGAGCAGGCGGGCAAACCCGTGGCCGTGATCTGCCACGGCGCCTGGCTGCTGATCGACGCGGGCCTCGTCAAAGGCAAGACCCTCACCAGTTGGCCAAGCCTCGCGACCGATCTGCGCAATGCGGGTGCTACCTGGGTCGATGAGCCAGTCCACGTGGAAGGACCATGGATCAGTAGCCGCAAGCCCGACGACATTCCGCTATTCAATGAACAGATCCTGAAGACGCTCCAGCAAGCGCCCTCTTCAACCCGCGGCGCACAAGGCAGATAG
- the rimO gene encoding 30S ribosomal protein S12 methylthiotransferase RimO, which produces MSDVLSPTKTPKVGFVSLGCPKALTDSELILTQLSAEGYQTSKTFEGADLVIVNTCGFIDDAVKESLDTIGEALAENGKVIVTGCLGARAAEGGGNLVRQMHPSVLAVTGPHATQDVMDAVHQNLPKPHDPFIDLVPGGFGVAGLKLTPKHYAYLKISEGCNHRCTFCIIPSMRGDLVSRPIGDVLNEAKALFEGGVKELLVISQDTSAYGVDVKYRTGFWDGKPVKTRMLELVQTLGEIAEPYGAWVRLHYVYPYPSVDEVIPFMATGRVLPYLDVPFQHSHPDVLKRMKRPASGERNLERIQRWREACPELVIRSTFIAGFPGETEEEFQHLLDFVREAQIDRAGCFAYSDVNGAVANELPGMLPMDVREDRRARFMAVAEEVSIAKLQRRVGATMQVLVDHAPALGRKGGTGRSYADAPEIDGVVHLLPPEKISKQLKVGEFTRAQIVGVQGHDLVARPI; this is translated from the coding sequence ATGAGCGACGTTCTCTCCCCCACGAAAACACCCAAAGTCGGATTTGTGAGCCTCGGCTGCCCCAAGGCACTCACGGATTCCGAACTGATCCTGACCCAGCTGAGCGCCGAGGGCTATCAGACCTCCAAGACGTTCGAAGGCGCTGACCTCGTCATCGTCAACACCTGCGGCTTCATCGACGATGCCGTCAAGGAAAGCCTCGACACCATCGGCGAGGCCCTGGCCGAGAACGGCAAGGTGATCGTCACGGGCTGCCTGGGCGCCCGGGCGGCCGAAGGTGGCGGCAACCTCGTGCGGCAGATGCACCCCAGCGTGCTGGCGGTGACCGGCCCCCATGCCACGCAGGATGTGATGGATGCCGTGCACCAGAACCTTCCCAAGCCGCACGACCCGTTCATCGACCTCGTGCCCGGCGGTTTCGGCGTGGCGGGCCTCAAGCTCACGCCCAAGCACTACGCATACCTGAAGATCAGCGAAGGCTGCAACCACCGCTGCACGTTCTGCATCATTCCCTCGATGCGCGGCGACCTCGTGTCGCGCCCGATCGGCGATGTGCTGAACGAGGCGAAGGCGCTGTTCGAAGGCGGCGTGAAGGAGCTGCTGGTGATCAGCCAGGACACCTCTGCCTACGGCGTCGATGTGAAGTACCGCACCGGTTTCTGGGACGGCAAGCCTGTGAAGACGCGCATGCTGGAGCTGGTGCAGACGCTGGGCGAGATCGCCGAGCCCTATGGCGCCTGGGTGCGCCTGCACTACGTGTACCCGTACCCCAGCGTGGACGAGGTGATCCCGTTCATGGCGACGGGCAGGGTCCTGCCGTACCTCGACGTACCCTTCCAGCACAGCCACCCCGATGTGCTGAAGCGCATGAAGCGCCCTGCCAGCGGCGAGCGCAATCTGGAGCGCATCCAGCGCTGGCGCGAGGCCTGCCCCGAACTGGTGATCCGCAGCACGTTCATTGCCGGTTTTCCGGGCGAGACCGAAGAAGAATTCCAGCACCTGCTCGACTTCGTGCGCGAAGCGCAGATCGACCGGGCCGGCTGCTTTGCCTACAGCGACGTGAACGGCGCGGTGGCCAACGAACTGCCGGGCATGCTGCCCATGGATGTGCGCGAAGACCGCCGTGCGCGCTTCATGGCCGTGGCGGAGGAAGTGTCCATCGCCAAGCTGCAGCGCCGCGTGGGCGCCACCATGCAGGTGCTGGTGGACCATGCACCAGCCCTCGGGCGCAAGGGCGGCACCGGCCGCAGCTATGCCGATGCGCCCGAGATCGACGGCGTGGTGCACCTGCTGCCGCCCGAGAAGATCAGCAAGCAGCTCAAGGTGGGCGAATTCACGCGTGCGCAGATCGTGGGCGTGCAGGGCCACGACCTGGTGGCGCGGCCGATCTAG